One segment of Thermoanaerobacter kivui DNA contains the following:
- a CDS encoding acyl-CoA dehydratase activase-related protein, translated as MSKTVGIPKGLLYYDFYPMWKTFFEGVGAKVVVSQDTNKKILDEGVKNCVEDACLPVKTYVGHVINLKEKDVDYIFIPRIVSVERKKYLCSKFLGLPDFIKSLIGDLPPIIDMEINMYRDDTSIKKEAAKVGRMFEKNKRQALKAYFNALEEQKKFERLLKRGFTPIEAIKIWEGNRLTRANKNYEIKLAVLAHSYDIMDEYISMGIINKLRDMGAEIFTMEMLETDVILEGASMLSKDMFWSYERDILGAGLHFLKQKNVDGVIMVSAFGCGPNSMTEELLERMYKRDKEMPFMLLTIDEHSGEAGIMTRLEAFIDLLKFKKRAVCV; from the coding sequence ATGAGCAAGACTGTAGGAATACCTAAAGGACTTTTATATTACGATTTTTATCCAATGTGGAAGACTTTTTTTGAAGGTGTGGGAGCAAAAGTAGTGGTTTCCCAGGATACAAATAAAAAAATTCTTGATGAAGGAGTAAAAAACTGTGTTGAAGATGCTTGTCTTCCTGTTAAAACTTATGTAGGACATGTGATAAATTTAAAAGAAAAAGATGTTGATTACATATTTATTCCGAGGATTGTAAGTGTAGAAAGAAAAAAATACCTTTGTTCAAAGTTTTTAGGACTGCCAGATTTTATAAAAAGCTTAATTGGTGATTTACCACCTATTATAGATATGGAAATTAATATGTATAGAGACGATACTTCCATCAAAAAAGAGGCTGCAAAAGTTGGAAGGATGTTTGAAAAAAACAAGCGACAAGCTTTAAAGGCTTATTTTAATGCTTTGGAGGAACAAAAAAAGTTTGAAAGATTATTAAAAAGAGGTTTTACTCCAATCGAAGCTATAAAAATTTGGGAGGGAAATAGGTTAACAAGAGCAAACAAAAATTATGAGATTAAGTTAGCTGTTCTTGCCCATTCTTATGATATTATGGATGAATACATAAGCATGGGAATTATAAATAAATTAAGAGATATGGGGGCAGAAATTTTTACTATGGAAATGCTGGAGACAGACGTTATATTAGAGGGGGCGTCAATGCTGTCTAAAGACATGTTTTGGTCGTATGAAAGAGATATTTTAGGAGCAGGACTGCATTTTTTAAAACAAAAGAATGTAGACGGAGTTATAATGGTTTCAGCTTTTGGCTGTGGGCCTAATTCTATGACAGAGGAATTGCTGGAGAGAATGTATAAAAGGGATAAGGAAATGCCTTTTATGTTGCTTACAATTGATGAGCATTCGGGAGAAGCGGGTATTATGACGAGGTTAGAAGCATTTATAGACCTTTTGAAATTTAAGAAAAGGGCGGTGTGCGTATGA